From Oryza sativa Japonica Group chromosome 4, ASM3414082v1, one genomic window encodes:
- the LOC4335678 gene encoding 11-beta-hydroxysteroid dehydrogenase 1A encodes METLSMLKVGYTLLRSETPATDLVNAFMDWAARRSLLLLAVFVPPYLAYRLASSALAAASPEDVAGKVVLVTGASSGIGEQVAYRYARRGARLALVARREASLGEVAARARALGSPDVLAVPGDVARPDDCRRFVQATVEHFGRLDHLVNNAGLANVCWFEEVPDVANFKQVLDVNFWGTVHPTHAALPHLKASRGKIFVNSSASAVLAMPRMSFYNASKAAVHNFAETLRMELHGEVGVTVATPGWVDSEMTKGKHLSSHGAMEVDQDTRDAQVGVFPVERGERCAEAIVDAVARGRRRVTSPAWYGALFLWRTMAPEVADACQRVFYHRRSSAAGGGGRARAALEATGAKAVLQPPSLRSSEIKVE; translated from the exons ATGGAGACGCTGAGCATGCTGAAGGTGGGGTACACCCTGCTGCGGAGCGAGACGCCGGCGACGGACCTCGTCAACGCCTTCATGGACTGGGCGGCGCGCCgctcgctgctcctcctcgccgtcttcGTGCCGCCCTACCTCGCCTACAGGCTCGCCTCCTCGGCGctagccgccgcgtcgccggaggACGTCGCCGGCAAGGTCGTCCTCGTCACGGGCGCCTCGTCGGGGATCGGCGAGCAGGTCGCGTACCGGTACGCGCGGAGGGGCGCGCGGCTGGCGCTggtggcgaggagggaggcgagcctgggggaggtggcggcgagggcgagggcgctcGGCTCGCCCGACGTGCTCGCCGTCCCCGGCGACGTCGCGAGGCCCGACGACTGCCGGCGCTTCGTCCAGGCCACCGTCGAACACTTCGGCCGCC TGGATCATCTTGTGAACAATGCTGGCTTGGCCAACGTGTGCTGGTTTGAGGAGGTGCCAGATGTTGCTAATTTCAAACAAGTCTTG GATGTGAACTTCTGGGGTACGGTTCACCCGACGCACGCCGCTCTCCCCCATCTCAAGGCGAGCCGCGGGAAGATCTTCGTCAACTCCTCGGCATCGGCTGTGCTCGCCATGCCAAGGATGAGTTTCTACAAT GCTAGCAAGGCCGCGGTGCACAACTTCGCCGAGACGCTGCGGATGGAGCTCCACGGCGAGGTCGGCGTGACGGTGGCGACGCCGGGGTGGGTGGACTCGGAGATGACCAAGGGGAAGCACCTGTCCAGCCATGGCGCAATGGAAGTCGACCAGGACACCAGGGAT GCTCAGGTGGGGGTGTTCCCGGTGGAGCGCGGCGAGCGGTGCGCGGAGGCGATCGTGGACGCGgtggcgcgcgggcggcggcgggtcacCTCGCCGGCGTGGTACGGGGCGCTGTTCCTGTGGCGGACGATGGCGCCCGAGGTGGCGGACGCGTGCCAGCGCGTGTTCTACCACCggcggagctccgccgccggcggcggagggagggcgagggcggcgcTGGAGGCCACCGGCGCCAAGGCCGTGCtgcagccgccgtcgctgcGCAGCTCGGAGATCAAAGTGGAGTAG
- the LOC4335677 gene encoding probable metal-nicotianamine transporter YSL5 has protein sequence MGSRQREGRKSNQNPLSRAPNPPEMPPPETSSAAAPSPPSPDPLASPLLLHPREREIDPASPPPPPPPPPPWRDQLTLRGVAVAAVLGSLLCVVIHRLNLTVGVIPALNVASGLLAFFLATAWRGAAAVLGLGHHRGRPFTRQENTVIQTCAIACGSLAFSGCSSSYIFAMDRKTYELVGQDYPGNRMEDIRDPSLGWMIGFMFLIALIGPFSIVMLRKVMVIDYKLAFPGGTATALMINSLHGKTEADLAGRKVHCLVKYMSLSFGWSFFKWFFSGVGDSCGFDNFPSFGIEAFKNTFYFNFNPSYVGYGLISPHIVNCSVFLGSVISWGFLWPFIAKQAGDWYPDNLSNTDFRGLYGYKVFIAISVILGDGLYNLVKVFLIIAKEICNARSKEHDLPVQALLQDDDSSRQLLDEKRQTEIFLKDSIPTWLAVSGYIVLAAISTVAVPIIFPQLKWYLVLVCYFLAPAIAFCNSYGMGLTNLNLAPTYGKIALFVFASLVGSDGGVIAGLAACGVIMSIVCSTADLMQDFKSGYLTLSSPRSMFISQMIGVALGCIIAPLTLWLFWTAFDIGDPDGEYKAPFAIIFREMAIIGIEGFAALPRHCLEICCVFFLAALIINLMKDVVPNHVSRFIPIPMAMAVPFYIGAYFGVDMFIGTLILFAWQKIDRREADDYAVAVASGLICGDGVWSIPSAVLSILGVDPPICMSFRPSSASV, from the exons ATGGGTAGTCGTCAAcgagaaggaagaaaaagcaACCAAAAtcctctctcgcgcgcgccaAATCCACCGGagatgccgccgccggagacctcgtcggcggcggcgccgtctcctccttcccctgaCCCCCTCGcctccccgctcctcctccacccacgGGAGCGCGAGATTGaccccgcctctccccctccccctcccccgccgccgccgccgtggcgggaTCAGCTCACCCtccgcggcgtcgccgtcgcggcggtcCTGGGGTCGCTGCTGTGCGTGGTCATCCACCGCCTCAACCTCACCGTCGGGGTCATCCCGGCGCTCAACGTCGCCTCGGGCCTcctcgccttcttcctcgccacggcgtggcgtggcgccgCCGCAGTGCTAGGGCTCGGCCACCACCGCGGGAGGCCGTTCACCAGGCAGGAGAACACCGTCATCCAGACCTGCGCCATCGCCTGCGGCAGCCTCGCCTTCAGCG GGTGCTCGTCCTCGTATATCTTTGCGATGGACCGGAAGACGTATGAGCTTGTGGGACAAGACTATCCAGGTAATCGTATGGAAGACATAAGAGATCCTTCTCTTGGTTGGATGATCGGTTTCATGTTCCTCATCGCTCTCATCGGTCCATTTAGCATTGTAATGCTGCGAAAG GTAATGGTAATTGATTATAAGCTCGCATTCCCTGGTGGGACTGCAACAGCTCTAATGATTAATAGCTTGCATGGAAAAACAGAAGCCGATCTTGCAGG AAGAAAAGTTCATTGTCTAGTCAAGTACATGAGTCTTAGTTTTGGCTGGAGCTTCTTTAAGTGGTTCTTCAGTGGAGTTGGTGATTCTTGTGGTTTCGACAATTTCCCATCGTTTGGAATTGAAGCTTTTAAGAACAC GTTTTATTTCAACTTTAATCCTAGTTATGTTGGGTATGGTCTTATTTCCCCCCATATTGTCAACTGCTCAGTTTTTCTTGGGTCAGTCATATCTTGGGGTTTTCTTTGGCCATTTATCGCTAAGCAAGCTGGTGATTGGTACCCAGATAACCTTAGTAACACTGACTTCAGAGGCCTATATGGGTACAAG GTTTTCATAGCAATTTCTGTCATACTTGGTGATGGCCTCTACAACTTGGTAAAAGTATTCCTTATTATTGCAAAGGAAATATGTAATGCACGATCAAAAGAACATGACCTACCTGTTCAAGCTCTACTTCAAG ATGATGACAGTTCCAGACAATTATTGGACGAGAAACGTCAAACTGAGATATTCCTTAAAGACAGCATACCTACTTGGCTTGCTGTTTCTGGTTACATTGTTCTTGCAGCAATATCTACCGTGGCTGTACCCATCATATTTCCCCAACTGAAGTGGTACCTTGTCCTTGTCTGCTACTTCCTTGCTCCTGCCATTGCCTTCTGCAACTCTTACGGGATGGGCCTCACAAACTTGAACCTTGCACCCACATATGGCAAGATTGCCCTCTTCGTGTTTGCCTCGCTTGTTGGCAGTGATGGTGGTGTCATTGCTGGCCTTGCAGCATGTGGTGTAATCATGTCAATCGTCTGCTCCACAGCGGATCTCATGCAGGACTTCAAGAGCGGCTATCTCACCCTCTCCTCGCCTCGATCGATGTTCATTTCCCAGATGATCGGTGTCGCCCTCGGGTGCATAATCGCTCCACTCACACTCTGGCTCTTCTGGACAGCGTTTGACATCGGTGACCCTGACGGCGAGTACAAGGCCCCATTTGCCATCATCTTCAGGGAGATGGCCATCATCGGCATCGAAGGCTTTGCGGCGCTGCCAAGGCACTGCCTTGAGATCTGCTGTGTGTTCTTCTTGGCAGCACTGATCATCAACCTCATGAAGGATGTTGTACCAAACCATGTCTCCAGGTTCATCCCCATTCCGATGGCGATGGCCGTGCCATTCTACATTGGCGCGTATTTCGGCGTGGACATGTTCATAGGGACATTGATCCTGTTCGCCTGGCAGAAGATAGACCGGAGAGAGGCTGATGACTATGCGGTGGCAGTTGCGTCCGGCTTGATCTGTGGAGATGGGGTCTGGAGCATTCCTTCTGCTGTTCTGTCCATCCTGGGAGTTGATCCACCGATCTGCATGTCCTTCAGGCCATCTTCAGCTTCTGTATGA
- the LOC4335677 gene encoding probable metal-nicotianamine transporter YSL5 isoform X1, giving the protein MGSRQREGRKSNQNPLSRAPNPPEMPPPETSSAAAPSPPSPDPLASPLLLHPREREIDPASPPPPPPPPPPWRDQLTLRGVAVAAVLGSLLCVVIHRLNLTVGVIPALNVASGLLAFFLATAWRGAAAVLGLGHHRGRPFTRQENTVIQTCAIACGSLAFSGCSSSYIFAMDRKTYELVGQDYPGNRMEDIRDPSLGWMIGFMFLIALIGPFSIVMLRKVMVIDYKLAFPGGTATALMINSLHGKTEADLAGRKVHCLVKYMSLSFGWSFFKWFFSGVGDSCGFDNFPSFGIEAFKNTFYFNFNPSYVGYGLISPHIVNCSVFLGSVISWGFLWPFIAKQAGDWYPDNLSNTDFRGLYGYKVFIAISVILGDGLYNLVKVFLIIAKEICNARSKEHDLPVQALLQEYHLSFVLILSTENVCWYFSDDDSSRQLLDEKRQTEIFLKDSIPTWLAVSGYIVLAAISTVAVPIIFPQLKWYLVLVCYFLAPAIAFCNSYGMGLTNLNLAPTYGKIALFVFASLVGSDGGVIAGLAACGVIMSIVCSTADLMQDFKSGYLTLSSPRSMFISQMIGVALGCIIAPLTLWLFWTAFDIGDPDGEYKAPFAIIFREMAIIGIEGFAALPRHCLEICCVFFLAALIINLMKDVVPNHVSRFIPIPMAMAVPFYIGAYFGVDMFIGTLILFAWQKIDRREADDYAVAVASGLICGDGVWSIPSAVLSILGVDPPICMSFRPSSASV; this is encoded by the exons ATGGGTAGTCGTCAAcgagaaggaagaaaaagcaACCAAAAtcctctctcgcgcgcgccaAATCCACCGGagatgccgccgccggagacctcgtcggcggcggcgccgtctcctccttcccctgaCCCCCTCGcctccccgctcctcctccacccacgGGAGCGCGAGATTGaccccgcctctccccctccccctcccccgccgccgccgccgtggcgggaTCAGCTCACCCtccgcggcgtcgccgtcgcggcggtcCTGGGGTCGCTGCTGTGCGTGGTCATCCACCGCCTCAACCTCACCGTCGGGGTCATCCCGGCGCTCAACGTCGCCTCGGGCCTcctcgccttcttcctcgccacggcgtggcgtggcgccgCCGCAGTGCTAGGGCTCGGCCACCACCGCGGGAGGCCGTTCACCAGGCAGGAGAACACCGTCATCCAGACCTGCGCCATCGCCTGCGGCAGCCTCGCCTTCAGCG GGTGCTCGTCCTCGTATATCTTTGCGATGGACCGGAAGACGTATGAGCTTGTGGGACAAGACTATCCAGGTAATCGTATGGAAGACATAAGAGATCCTTCTCTTGGTTGGATGATCGGTTTCATGTTCCTCATCGCTCTCATCGGTCCATTTAGCATTGTAATGCTGCGAAAG GTAATGGTAATTGATTATAAGCTCGCATTCCCTGGTGGGACTGCAACAGCTCTAATGATTAATAGCTTGCATGGAAAAACAGAAGCCGATCTTGCAGG AAGAAAAGTTCATTGTCTAGTCAAGTACATGAGTCTTAGTTTTGGCTGGAGCTTCTTTAAGTGGTTCTTCAGTGGAGTTGGTGATTCTTGTGGTTTCGACAATTTCCCATCGTTTGGAATTGAAGCTTTTAAGAACAC GTTTTATTTCAACTTTAATCCTAGTTATGTTGGGTATGGTCTTATTTCCCCCCATATTGTCAACTGCTCAGTTTTTCTTGGGTCAGTCATATCTTGGGGTTTTCTTTGGCCATTTATCGCTAAGCAAGCTGGTGATTGGTACCCAGATAACCTTAGTAACACTGACTTCAGAGGCCTATATGGGTACAAG GTTTTCATAGCAATTTCTGTCATACTTGGTGATGGCCTCTACAACTTGGTAAAAGTATTCCTTATTATTGCAAAGGAAATATGTAATGCACGATCAAAAGAACATGACCTACCTGTTCAAGCTCTACTTCAAG AATATCATCTCTCATTTGTCCTAATTTTGAGCACTGAAAATGTTTGTTGGTATTTTTCAGATGATGACAGTTCCAGACAATTATTGGACGAGAAACGTCAAACTGAGATATTCCTTAAAGACAGCATACCTACTTGGCTTGCTGTTTCTGGTTACATTGTTCTTGCAGCAATATCTACCGTGGCTGTACCCATCATATTTCCCCAACTGAAGTGGTACCTTGTCCTTGTCTGCTACTTCCTTGCTCCTGCCATTGCCTTCTGCAACTCTTACGGGATGGGCCTCACAAACTTGAACCTTGCACCCACATATGGCAAGATTGCCCTCTTCGTGTTTGCCTCGCTTGTTGGCAGTGATGGTGGTGTCATTGCTGGCCTTGCAGCATGTGGTGTAATCATGTCAATCGTCTGCTCCACAGCGGATCTCATGCAGGACTTCAAGAGCGGCTATCTCACCCTCTCCTCGCCTCGATCGATGTTCATTTCCCAGATGATCGGTGTCGCCCTCGGGTGCATAATCGCTCCACTCACACTCTGGCTCTTCTGGACAGCGTTTGACATCGGTGACCCTGACGGCGAGTACAAGGCCCCATTTGCCATCATCTTCAGGGAGATGGCCATCATCGGCATCGAAGGCTTTGCGGCGCTGCCAAGGCACTGCCTTGAGATCTGCTGTGTGTTCTTCTTGGCAGCACTGATCATCAACCTCATGAAGGATGTTGTACCAAACCATGTCTCCAGGTTCATCCCCATTCCGATGGCGATGGCCGTGCCATTCTACATTGGCGCGTATTTCGGCGTGGACATGTTCATAGGGACATTGATCCTGTTCGCCTGGCAGAAGATAGACCGGAGAGAGGCTGATGACTATGCGGTGGCAGTTGCGTCCGGCTTGATCTGTGGAGATGGGGTCTGGAGCATTCCTTCTGCTGTTCTGTCCATCCTGGGAGTTGATCCACCGATCTGCATGTCCTTCAGGCCATCTTCAGCTTCTGTATGA